The DNA region TTCTGGTGTCTGGCGGGGCAAATCACAGTGCGGTTTCTCGTCCCTTCCAGGACGGCCCACGTGCCGATAGAACTGCACTTCGGGGACTTGCTGACCATGCTCCCCAGCGCCACCGCGATTCCGGGGACGAGGCCCGTGCCTATCGTGTTTCGCAACGGGTATTGCGTGGACAGGACGCGACCGACGGGAGCCGACGACCCGCTGGCGTGGTTCGGAGGCGACCTGCCGCCCTACGCCCACACGCGGCTGATGCAACAGCCCGAAGTGCAGAGGACCATTCGGGACATTCTAACTCAATAGTGATGCTCATTTAAGGAGGAAAACAATATGACCGAGCCATACGATGTCGCCATCATCGGAGCAGGGCCGGGCGGGTACGTCGCGGCCATCCACGCCTCGCAATTGGGGATGAAGGTGCTCCTGGTGGAGAAGGATGCGGTGGGCGGCACGTGCCTGAACCGAGGGTGCGTCCCGACCAAGGCGCTCCTGCGCAGCGCCGAGGTTTGGAGCCTGGCGCAGGCCGCGGCCGAGTACGGCGTCCAGGTGGGCGGGGCAGCCCTGGACTGGGCGCAGGCCCAGAAGCGCAAGGATCAGGTTGTGTCGCGCCTGCGCAAGGGGGTGGAGTCGCTCCTCAAGAAGAACCGGGTGGCGCTGCTCCAGGGCACGGCGACGCTGGATTCGCCAACATCGCTGAAGGTGCAGAAGCCCGACGGCGGGACGGAGACGGTGTCGGCGCGCCACATCCTCATCGCCACCGGCGCCCGCGCCAAGTCGCTCCCAGGCGTAACGATTGACGAGCAGCGTATCCTGTCCAGCACCGGCGCGCTCCAGTTGGACCACATCCCGGCCAGCCTTGTCGTCATCGGCGCGGGGGCGGTGGGCGTGGAGTTCGCCTGCCTGTTCCAGAGCCTGGGGAGCAAGGTAACGCTGCTGGAAGCATTGCCCCAGGTGCTGCCCGCCGAGGATACGGAGGTGGCCGAGGAACTGGCCAAGAGCCTGAAGCGTCAGCGCATCCGCGTGGAGGCGGGCGCGCGCGTGGAGAAGGTAGAGACCGATGGCGAGGACGTGCGCGTGGCGTTCACCACATCCGCCGGCCAGAAGGAAACCGTGTCGGCGGAGAAACTGCTGATGGCGGTGGGGCGGGCGCCGGCAACCGACGGCCTGGGCCTGGAAGCGGCAGGGGTCAAGACCGACCGCGGCTTTATCCCCGTCAACGGGCACATGCAGACCAACGTGCCGTCGGTTTATGCCATCGGCGACTGCGTGCCCACGCTGCAACTGGCCCATGTGGCCAGCGCCGAGGGCATCGTGGCCGTGGAACACATGGCCGGGCGCAACCCGCGCCCGCTGAACTATGACCACATGCCCCGCGCCGTGTACTCGCGCCCCGAGGTGGCCAGCGCCGGCCTCACCGAGGCCCAGGCGCGGGAGCGGGGACACGCCGTGCGCACCGCCAAGTTCCCTTTCATGGCGTGCTCCAAGGCCGTCATCCTCGGCGAACGCGAGGGGTTCGTGAAACTGGTGGTCAGCGAGACCCACGATGCCCTCCTCGGCGTGCAGATCATCGGCCCAGGGGCGACGGAACTCATCGGCGAGGCGGTGCTGGCGCTGCGGCTGGAATTCACGGCGGAAGAGTTCTCGCGCGCCGTGCGGCCTCATCCCACGCTGTCGGAGGCGGTCATGGAGGCCGCCCACGCCGCCGCGGGGATGCCGATTCATTTTTAGCGGTCAGCAATCAGCAGTCAGCGGTCAGCGAATAGCAATCAGCCAGCAGTGGTCAGCGGACGAAAGGGGTTCGGCGATGCCGGTTTCGGGGCCAAAGCCGCCGTGGTTGCGGGTGCGATTGCCCGCTGGCGGCGCGTATCAGGAAGTGAACAGCCTTCTGGACAACCTGGGCTTGCACACCGTTTGCGAGGAGGCGCGGTGCCCCAACAAAGGCGAGTGCTTCCACAGCGGCACGGCCACGTTTCTCATCCTCGGGGATGTGTGCACGCGGCGGTGCCGATTCTGCGCCGTCGCCAAGGGGACGCCCCAGCCGCTGGACTGGGACGAGCCGGAGCGGGTGGCCCGCGCCGTGGAGGCGCTGGGGCTGCGGTACGCCGTCATCACGTCGGTAACGCGCGACGACGTGCCCGACGGGGGCGCGGGCATCTTCGCGGAGACCATCCGCGCCATCCGCCGCCGCGTGCCCGCGTGCAGGGTTGAGGTGCTCGTCCCCGACTTTCAGGGGAGCGAGGACGCGCTGCGGGTCGTCATGGACGCCGGCCCCGATGTCCTGAACCACAACCTGGAGACCGTGCCCCGGCTGTATCCCACGGCCAGGCCCGGCGCGGACTACGCCCGTTCGCTCCGCCTGCTGCGCCAGGCTAAGGCGATGTCTCCAACGGCGCTCACCAAGACGGGGCTGATGGTGGGCCTGGGCGAGACGCCCGACGAGGTGCGGGCC from Chloroflexota bacterium includes:
- the lpdA gene encoding dihydrolipoyl dehydrogenase, whose product is MTEPYDVAIIGAGPGGYVAAIHASQLGMKVLLVEKDAVGGTCLNRGCVPTKALLRSAEVWSLAQAAAEYGVQVGGAALDWAQAQKRKDQVVSRLRKGVESLLKKNRVALLQGTATLDSPTSLKVQKPDGGTETVSARHILIATGARAKSLPGVTIDEQRILSSTGALQLDHIPASLVVIGAGAVGVEFACLFQSLGSKVTLLEALPQVLPAEDTEVAEELAKSLKRQRIRVEAGARVEKVETDGEDVRVAFTTSAGQKETVSAEKLLMAVGRAPATDGLGLEAAGVKTDRGFIPVNGHMQTNVPSVYAIGDCVPTLQLAHVASAEGIVAVEHMAGRNPRPLNYDHMPRAVYSRPEVASAGLTEAQARERGHAVRTAKFPFMACSKAVILGEREGFVKLVVSETHDALLGVQIIGPGATELIGEAVLALRLEFTAEEFSRAVRPHPTLSEAVMEAAHAAAGMPIHF
- the lipA gene encoding lipoyl synthase, translated to MPVSGPKPPWLRVRLPAGGAYQEVNSLLDNLGLHTVCEEARCPNKGECFHSGTATFLILGDVCTRRCRFCAVAKGTPQPLDWDEPERVARAVEALGLRYAVITSVTRDDVPDGGAGIFAETIRAIRRRVPACRVEVLVPDFQGSEDALRVVMDAGPDVLNHNLETVPRLYPTARPGADYARSLRLLRQAKAMSPTALTKTGLMVGLGETPDEVRAVMADLVSVGCDLLTLGQYLQPSRAHLPVERYVPPEEFAALAREGVAMGLKHVEAGPLVRSSYHAREQVEVVTANTREWK